Proteins found in one Candidatus Latescibacterota bacterium genomic segment:
- a CDS encoding DUF366 family protein, whose translation MSSGYTLVETSWTGRAMDYDGSQLRSHFIREETGLDCDAVIAFAGACDVQGSSLVDLEDAETGSTIISSSMLHFIGEHFQCPLREANFRLRLFISIIMETVSRLAPGVEGSSAKGIDPAGTDIERKGDDLYIAGRKLTVAITTSSATSSVFHCGVNIDPAGAPVPAIGLEELGIDHVELAEAVLERYREECSSVEIAIRKVRGV comes from the coding sequence ATGTCGAGTGGATATACGCTTGTAGAGACTTCCTGGACAGGCCGGGCAATGGACTATGACGGCAGCCAGCTGAGAAGCCATTTCATAAGGGAAGAGACGGGACTCGACTGTGACGCGGTAATCGCCTTCGCCGGCGCTTGCGATGTGCAGGGCAGCAGCCTCGTGGATCTGGAGGATGCCGAGACGGGTAGCACGATCATCTCTTCGTCGATGCTTCATTTTATTGGCGAACATTTCCAGTGTCCACTGCGCGAGGCGAATTTCAGGCTGAGACTTTTCATTTCCATTATCATGGAGACCGTGTCGAGGCTGGCACCAGGAGTAGAAGGCTCAAGTGCAAAAGGAATCGATCCAGCGGGAACAGACATCGAGAGAAAGGGAGACGATCTCTACATCGCCGGCCGGAAATTGACGGTTGCCATCACGACGTCGAGCGCGACTTCATCTGTGTTTCACTGTGGAGTCAACATCGACCCTGCCGGGGCTCCGGTGCCGGCCATCGGGCTTGAGGAGCTTGGGATCGATCATGTTGAACTGGCTGAAGCGGTGCTTGAGCGCTATCGCGAGGAATGTTCCTCCGTTGAGATAGCGATCCGCAAGGTAAGGGGTGTATGA
- a CDS encoding 6-carboxytetrahydropterin synthase: MTGRYTLSTEIELCCSHSLNEYDGDCSRVHGHNWLVRVYYEFEKVDERGLTVDYLQLRADMERVLLPRFDHRHLNEVPPFDRINPTSENIAAEIFRLLREGAVYEGGRLAEIELWETRTDMVRYRED, from the coding sequence ATGACGGGAAGATATACACTCTCTACTGAGATCGAACTCTGTTGCTCACACTCTCTGAACGAATATGATGGGGATTGTTCGAGGGTGCATGGCCACAATTGGCTCGTCAGGGTGTATTACGAGTTCGAAAAGGTAGATGAGAGGGGATTGACCGTCGACTATCTCCAACTCAGGGCCGATATGGAGAGGGTGCTTCTTCCACGGTTCGATCACAGGCATTTAAACGAAGTGCCCCCTTTCGACAGGATCAATCCGACCTCGGAAAATATTGCCGCAGAGATCTTCCGGCTGCTCCGTGAAGGAGCGGTTTACGAAGGTGGTCGTCTGGCCGAAATCGAACTCTGGGAGACCAGGACGGATATGGTGCGGTACCGTGAGGACTGA
- a CDS encoding 7-cyano-7-deazaguanine synthase, with product MRTENDSNAVVLLSGGLDSTVSMAIVAEQGISGSAVFIDYSQISSTKEEAASRAVASRYGMELDIVRLPWLGEMSSSGLVSSVAGGEIPDFPLSGDAGDEAAASKAVWVENRNGLFINVAAVFAASRGADTIVTGFNREEAETYPDNSPDFIEVSDRFLAISVGTPVRVEAPTISMDKIQIVREGLRLDIPWESVWSCYRDGELMCGRCESCFRLKRAVAGTSAAERLRWANG from the coding sequence GTGAGGACTGAAAATGATTCTAATGCCGTCGTTCTTCTTTCCGGCGGCCTTGATTCAACCGTCTCGATGGCAATCGTGGCCGAACAGGGCATCTCCGGTTCAGCCGTCTTTATAGATTATTCACAGATATCCTCAACAAAAGAAGAGGCAGCATCCAGAGCTGTCGCTTCCCGTTATGGAATGGAACTCGATATAGTCCGGCTACCATGGCTTGGAGAGATGTCGTCGTCCGGATTGGTCTCCAGTGTTGCCGGGGGGGAGATCCCTGATTTTCCTCTTTCCGGTGACGCGGGTGATGAGGCGGCCGCTTCTAAAGCTGTGTGGGTGGAGAACAGGAACGGACTATTTATAAATGTTGCCGCCGTTTTTGCTGCCTCGCGAGGTGCTGACACCATTGTCACCGGTTTCAACAGGGAAGAGGCGGAGACGTATCCGGACAACAGTCCGGATTTTATTGAGGTATCAGACCGTTTTCTGGCAATCAGTGTCGGGACTCCCGTTCGGGTGGAGGCGCCTACGATCTCGATGGACAAGATCCAGATCGTCAGGGAGGGTCTTCGCCTGGATATTCCATGGGAGTCTGTCTGGAGCTGTTACAGGGATGGCGAGCTCATGTGCGGAAGATGTGAATCCTGCTTCCGGCTTAAAAGGGCCGTCGCGGGAACATCGGCAGCGGAGCGGTTGCGTTGGGCCAACGGCTGA